From the Xyrauchen texanus isolate HMW12.3.18 chromosome 37, RBS_HiC_50CHRs, whole genome shotgun sequence genome, one window contains:
- the rmi1 gene encoding recQ-mediated genome instability protein 1, which yields MSTVSEVQVTQAWLHSEWHIQVPPAWLDACVNWIKEEAEREAVPRALLNQRVLEQWLLTDLRDLAHPVLPAGISEAQKTELNSCYCVQMDSLMDISQPAYTQLQRIRGTDCSNEQVSAVTQETQRPWEAKPTRMLMLQLTDGVHSLEGMEYRPIPALSTNLPPGTKLQIVGPIVVRLGVLLLKAENVKVLGGEVEQLLPIYCQSRLLCGTLGLPEENHPQGEELDDQELLASVEAVEDFQVADSGYDSLNLQVFSRPSAPHLQSQRSQLSLRQQETPISSDNSWNEVEIPDDDFNSIPDDFDEVPQNFEDNMVDEIPEDFDDIPLEELDSVMCPLDSVVLPSTREHIKIEQQTFPDLDLPSLDNHTNQPKTGGLNQIQSNSASRTPVGERSSHHNRSLDEFPKYESKYESVSNRKQNASAITDAPIPRYLCTLQAGTWPPTSVQVLRLQAFIVTLVGNLRSSGGVWKLGATISDGTGYLDVDLCDAMLTNLIGFSAAEARVLRKDPVRRSDVDNGILHCQKELVDMCCMMSIQVDQTGRGVVLSASLLSERECSEIQKRVNERRK from the coding sequence ATGTCCACAGTGAGTGAAGTCCAGGTTACCCAGGCATGGCTGCACTCTGAATGGCACATCCAGGTCCCTCCTGCCTGGCTGGATGCTTGTGTGAACTGGATAAAGGAGGAGGCGGAGAGAGAAGCTGTGCCCCGGGCCCTGCTCAATCAACGTGTCTTGGAGCAATGGTTACTAACAGACCTGCGAGATCTGGCTCACCCAGTGCTCCCTGCAGGCATCTCAGAGGCCCAGAAGACAGAACTAAACAGCTGTTACTGTGTTCAGATGGACTCTCTAATGGATATCAGCCAGCCTGCTTACACTCAACTGCAGCGCATTCGGGGCACTGACTGCTCCAACGAACAAGTCTCCGCGGTTACGCAGGAAACACAGAGGCCATGGGAGGCCAAGCCCACTCGCATGTTGATGCTGCAGCTTACGGATGGGGTGCACAGTCTGGAGGGTATGGAGTACCGGCCCATCCCAGCCCTGAGTACCAACCTGCCACCCGGCACGAAGCTACAGATAGTTGGGCCTATCGTTGTTCGTCTCGGGGTGTTGCTCTTGAAGGCAGAGAATGTGAAGGTGTTGGGAGGGGAGGTGGAACAGCTCTTGCCTATATACTGTCAAAGTAGACTGCTTTGTGGGACACTGGGTCTGCCTGAGGAAAACCATCCACAAGGTGAGGAACTGGATGACCAGGAGCTCTTGGCCAGTGTGGAGGCTGTGGAAGATTTTCAGGTAGCTGACAGCGGCTACGACAGCCTGAATTTGCAAGTGTTTTCCAGACCATCTGCACCTCACCTTCAATCACAACGCTCCCAGTTAAGCCTCCGTCAACAAGAGACACCCATTTCCAGTGACAACAGCTGGAATGAGGTTGAAATTCCAGATGATGACTTCAACAGCATTCCAGATGATTTTGATGAAGTTCCACAAAACTTTGAGGACAATATGGTGGATGAAATTCCTGAGGACTTTGATGACATCCCATTAGAGGAGCTAGATAGCGTGATGTGCCCTTTAGATTCAGTAGTGTTGCCTAGCACAAGAGAACACATTAAAATTGAGCAACAGACATTTCCAGATTTAGACTTACCAAGTTTGGACAACCATACTAACCAGCCCAAAACTGGAGGACTGAACCAGATCCAGTCAAATTCTGCCTCCAGAACTCCTGTTGGCGAAAGAAGCTCCCACCACAATAGATCCTTAGATGAATTTCCAAAGTATGAGTCTAAATATGAATCGGTTTCAAATAGGAAGCAAAATGCTAGTGCAATAACGGACGCACCCATACCCAGGTACCTCTGCACTCTGCAGGCTGGCACTTGGCCGCCAACCAGTGTTCAGGTTTTACGTCTACAAGCCTTTATTGTTACATTGGTGGGGAACTTGCGCAGTAGTGGTGGAGTTTGGAAACTGGGGGCCACCATATCAGATGGGACCGGGTATCTGGATGTGGATCTGTGTGACGCAATGCTCACTAACCTCATTGGCTTCTCAGCAGCAGAGGCCCGAGTGCTGAGGAAAGACCCAGTGAGACGCAGTGATGTGGACAATGGGATTCTGCACTGTCAGAAAGAGCTGGTGGATATGTGCTGTATGATGAGCATACAGGTGGATCAGACGGGCAGAGGAGTCGTGTTGAGTGCCAGTCTGCTCTCAGAAAGAGAATGTAGTGAGATACAGAAACGAGTGAATGAGCGGAGGAAATAA